tatccttagattatattgggggtgccatgggcatccctaaacttaggctcttgccactccttgttccataatccatgaaatctttacccaaaacttgaaaacttcacaacacaaaacttaaagtagaaaatctcgtgagctccgctagcgaaagaaaataaaagaccacttcaaggtactgtaatgaactcattctttatttatattggtgttatacctactgtattccaacttctctatcgtTTATAAACtagtttactagccatagattcatcaagagaagcaaacatcacacgaaaaacagcattataagaatcaaaagtatggctacccaaaaagttccctccggtaatagtatcaagaacataacggtgccaaggagtaatgcctacataaaaattgcgaagtagaacggaagtagattgcttcctagtagatctattttgagcattgcaaattctataccaagcatcttttagattttctccctccctttgcttaaagtttagaatttcattctcgggagacaacagagaagataagggactaggcataacgacaagcaaacaaaaagcaagcgggcaaaaagaggcaaatagagaaagagagggaggatagagagagggcgaataaaacggtaagggtgaagtgggggagaggaaaacgagaggcaaatggcacataatgtaatgcgggagataagggtatgtgatgggtagttggtatgttgacttttgcatagacctccccggcaacggcgccagaaatccttctggctacctcttaagcactgcgttggttttccccgaagaggaagggatgatgcagcaaagtagcgtaagtatttccctcagtttttaagaaccaaggtatcaatccagtaggaggctacgcgcaagtccctcgtacctgcacaaaagaaataaatcctcgcaaccaacgcaaataggggttgtcaatccctatagggccacttacgagagtgagatctgatagatatgataagataatatttttggtatttttgtgataaagatgcaaagtaaaataaaggcaaagtagatagaaaaggaaataactaagtagtaggagattaatatgatgaagatagacccaggggccataggtttcactagtgtcttctctcgagagcataagtattctacggtgggtgaacaaattactgttgagcaattgacagaattgaccatagttatgagagtatctaggtatgatcatgtatataggcatcacgtccgagacaagtagaccgactcctgcctgcatctactactattactccactcatcgaccgctatccagcatgcatctagagtattaagttaaaaccagagtaacgccttaagcaagattacatgatgtagagggatagacccatgcaatatgaagaaaaccccatcttgttatcctcgatggcaacaatacaatacgtgccttgctgcccctactgtcactgggaaaggacactgcaagattgaacccaaagctaagcacttctcccattgcaagaaagatcaatctagtaggccaaaccaaactgataattcgaagagactcacacatcatcggaggggccatggagttgatgtagaggccctccgtcatcaatgccccctccggcggagctccagaaaaggccccaagatgggatctcttggatacagaaggttgcggcggtggaaatagggtttcgtggtgctcctggatgttttcggggtatgagaacatatataggaggaagaagtaggtcggttgagccacgaggggggagggcgcgcccaggggggtaggcgcgcccccctgcctcgtggactgccccctgcctcatggactccttgtccgtttcttgatgtccactccaagccctctggatcacgtttgtttcaaaaatcacgctcccaaaggtttcattccgtttggactccgtttgatattccttttctgcgaaacactgaaataggcaaaaaaacaacaatttgcacttggccttgggttaataggttagtctcaaaaataatataaaagtgtaaaataaagcccattaacatccaaaacagataatataatagcatggaacaataaaaaattatagatacattggagacgtatcaattttgCATGGCAGATTATGCGTGAAAAATTCACATTCATGAAGGATAAAATCTGAAAAAAGCACCTGAGCATGAGAAGCATCCATGCTTCTCATGTCCTTGCATGAATCCACCTGAGCATGAACTGCCCCCTGTTGCTGCTTGTGGAGCCGCCCCTGCCCTCCGCTGTTGCTTCCACACCCCAATGTTGCTCCTCCAAAGTGCCCTCCACTATTGTGTTGGTCCTCTTGATCATGCTGTGACTGCTCCCGAAGCTCGCGTTGCACGGAGCGTGGAGGTTTGGACACGAGGAAGCCATTGGAGTAGGCCGCGGAGCTCGCGGTGCACGGAGGCGTCGGAGCCGAACGTCGACATGCTCCATCCCGGACCACAATGCTCTCGTACCTGCGTCGGCACCCAATGTAGTATCAGGGGCGCCTCTCGTTGCCGACCGCATCGCACCCCATCACCTTCCCGCCGCTCCTCTCCGTCAGAGCTGCCGCCGCCCGCTCCCCGCGCAACCACCTCCACTCTGTGCTCGCGCAGATCCTTGACGTGGCCTCCTGCTGCCTTGCCGAAGCCGCCCCAACACACGGGGCAGTAGCAGGGGCGACCCCCGTCTTCAAACGCATCGCCCCCCATCTCCTTCTCGCCACTCCTCCCCGCCTCGGTCTTCAGGAGCAGCACCTCCGCTGCGGTTTTCGAGTAAGCCGTCGACGCAATCACCCACACACGAGCTCCTCGCCGTGGTGCTCGCGCTCCGGGAGCAGCACCTTCACCGCGGTCTCCTGTTCGTGGTCTTCGAATATGCCGACGGGGCAACCCCCACATGAGCTCAAGATGAAGGGGAGAAAAGTGAGCGGCATAGTGTATGGGGGAGTGGATAAGAGACTCGTTCGGTCGTGCATCGTTCGCACCGAACGCTCTCAAAACATGACATGGCACCTCTCGCCGCTTTAAAAATCGTAAATCGCGATGTAGGGTGATAGAAGCGTGGGCGAAGTTGATAAGTGTCACATTTGCGTTATGTGAAAAGTTGCCAAACAGGCTGTCAAGGGGCCAAGATGAATGTGTGCATCAAAAGCGAGCTTATTCCCCTGTTCATACGGTCAGCTCCCTGTCCAAAGAGGATTAGTTGGTAGCCAAGCCAAGGTTGGTGAGGCCGCGCGACTGTGACAGTTCGACTAGCTAGAGTCACCGGGCATGGTTTAAACACCAAGAAAACGCAGCTACAGGCGCGCGGCGGAGCCTTGCGGTTGCAGGGGAGAGGATCCCTCCAACCGCGACATGCTGCCGCGCTCCCACTCGCACCCGGCCCGGCGGCGCTCCGGCCTCGGCCCGCAGCTCTGCGCCGTCGCCGCggcgctgctcctgctcctctccctcgccgtcctccactcccgcctctcctcctcctcgcccttccccctctcctcctcgTCCCGCTCCTCCGCCACCGACTCCGCCGCCACCAACTCCACCGCTCTCCTCGCGGACGACGATGACGACCCCGTGGCCGCCGCTCTCGACCCCGACCTCACCCTCGCCGCCGTGACCACCACCGACGACGACCGTATCGACGAGCTCGACGTGCTCGACGAGGACGACTCCTCCGCCGCCACCGACGCGGCCGACGACGTgcccgcctccaccaccgccgcgTCCTTCCTCTGGGACCACGCCGCCGGCGTCGCCCGCCTCCCCTTCCGCCTTCCCCCCGCTGGCGATGCCCCGCCCGCGGGGTTCCCCCACTTGGACTCCCCGCGtcggatcgccgccgccgcctttggaTCCGATGACGAGCCTGTGGATCTGGAGCTGCGGGTGGAGATCTCGTCCATCAGCGGCATTGAGGACGCGCTGCTCCTCAAGCCCGCCTCCGGCCGTAGCGAGACGCGGCTCCGCTCTGGTTGGGCGCGGTGGCTGGAGGGGAAGGCAGACTACCTCCGACGCGATCGGATGCTCAGGTCCAACTTGGAGTTCCTCAATCCTCGCAACCACCCTCTGCTCCAGGACCCAGACAGTCCTGGTCTCACTTCACTCACCCGTGGCGACCGCATGGTGCAGCGGATGCTCATCTCAGAAATTGAGAAAGGCTCATCCAAGAATTTTGCCCGGCGGAGCCTCAAGTCGTCTGACAATGAGCATGGAGTAGGATCCATTGTGAAGGAGGAGCCGGAAGAAGTTAGGAGGTGGGGACACTTTCCAGGAATTGATCCACATTTGGGGTTCTCGGAGTTCATGGAAAGGTTCTTCGAGCATGGGAAGTGCTCCATGAGGGTGTTCATGGTATGGAACAGCCCTCAGTGGGCGTACGGTGTTCGGCACCAGCGTGGGCTCGGGAGCTTGCTCCTGCAGCATCCTGATGCCTGTGTGGTCATGCTGTCGGAGACGCTGGAGCTGGAGACCTTCCATGAGTTTGTGAAGGAAGGGTATGTTTCATAACCTGTTTATTCGCTGATGCTTCTTTAGATCTAATTTGCGAGTGACAGCTGAAGTCATACAACTTTGTAGTGTTCGTAATAACTAGTATTTGATTAATGAGATTAGCTAACTGTGAATAACAAACTACAGAAAGATAATACTTCCAACATAAAAGCGTGAAGTAACTAGAACTAGAACCACTTGGTGCTACACGGTATTTTTCTTTCTTTGTACTAGTATATTTACCAGCTGTTTGAGGAAATGTGTCACTTCTGGGGAACGAACACCATGTTTTAGAACTATTGCTGGCATAAATGGACATGTACTGAGTAGAGACTGTCATTGAAGGGAATTGAAATCCCTAGTCTCTGGCATTGCATTTCTAGTCCCACCCTTTACATAGCCAATCTCTTTTCTAACCCTTGGATTAAAAGTGGCTTAGGTCCACACCTGTGCAGAATATTGTCTTCGCTGTTTTATTTCTTAGCATATAGAAGCTAATTGTGTTCTTATCCTCCCAGATTATTCCTTACTAATCGGTGAATAAATTACTAGTTGAACCCCAAGCCATCCAATAAAGTATTCATGAGTAGGATAATGGTACTTTCTTGTGCTTGCatttgcatatttggtcagcgccACACAAGTAGTGTTTAAAGTATTATATTCTGTTTACCTATACTATTAACATTCGCTTGATTAGTTGTACAAGCATAAAAACATACCCTCACCTCTTAGATTACTGCTCCCCAGCTCTGTTAGCATTGGCACATCAAGTGATATCTCAGCTAGCTATGGGTGGATGATACAGATCGGATCTAATCTGAATTAATTAACTTTCTTAAATATCACAAATGACACACCTTTAGGTGCTTTAACCTTTTGCTATTTGCTATCCAACGTAGTTGTTTGCTGCAACTACTGCTCAGCATTGGCACATCAAGTGATATCTCAGCTAGCTATGGGTGGATGATACAGATCGGACCTAGTCTGAATTAATTAACTTTCTTAAATATCACAAATGACGCACCTTTAGGTGCTTTAACCTTTGCTATTTGCTATCCACGTAGTTGTTTGCTGCAACTTTGATTGCTTTTCTAGATTTATCCACTCCAAAAGGTAATTTGATGGTTGCAGTCTGCATATTAGGTCAGCAAGATCCGTTCTCTAGTAGTCCATAAATACATAATCGATTGTCTGGAATCCCAAGGAGGATTCTGTAAAGAGCAAGACACAATTAATGTGCGCCTGTTCTTTCTGGAGTTTGCGCTGCAGTATTTATAATTTTATATGTAAATCATAAACCATATCTCGAATTTTACATGGTTAATATACTGGAAGCTCATGGTTT
The window above is part of the Triticum aestivum cultivar Chinese Spring chromosome 2A, IWGSC CS RefSeq v2.1, whole genome shotgun sequence genome. Proteins encoded here:
- the LOC123188221 gene encoding uncharacterized protein At4g19900; this encodes MLPRSHSHPARRRSGLGPQLCAVAAALLLLLSLAVLHSRLSSSSPFPLSSSSRSSATDSAATNSTALLADDDDDPVAAALDPDLTLAAVTTTDDDRIDELDVLDEDDSSAATDAADDVPASTTAASFLWDHAAGVARLPFRLPPAGDAPPAGFPHLDSPRRIAAAAFGSDDEPVDLELRVEISSISGIEDALLLKPASGRSETRLRSGWARWLEGKADYLRRDRMLRSNLEFLNPRNHPLLQDPDSPGLTSLTRGDRMVQRMLISEIEKGSSKNFARRSLKSSDNEHGVGSIVKEEPEEVRRWGHFPGIDPHLGFSEFMERFFEHGKCSMRVFMVWNSPQWAYGVRHQRGLGSLLLQHPDACVVMLSETLELETFHEFVKEGHKVAVAVPNLDELLEGTPTHIFASVWYEWRKTINYPLHYSELVRLAALYRYGGIYLDSDIIVLKPLKSLRNSIGTVKEVSRGSSFSGAVLAFEKQSPFLLECLKEWYSTYDDTLIQWNGAELMTRVIRNHSDSDPNREHLEIQLEPSFTFYPINSTDINRYFSEPDSTAERAQHDALFSRILNYSTTFHFWNSITSSLVPESNSLVERILNHYCLHCLDVL